A window of Mustela erminea isolate mMusErm1 chromosome 19, mMusErm1.Pri, whole genome shotgun sequence genomic DNA:
GACCCCTTTCTACTCTGCAAAATTATCGAGGACTCCCCCCAGAAATTTTGTTTACGTGGGTTCTGTTTCTAGCTGCTCCACGTCTTAGAAACTCTTAGAAATGGAGACCAGGATATTGGGAAAGCACAAGGCACACGGGCACATAGCCTGTTCCTGTCAGAGTGATGATGTGGATCCCACGTCACAGAGCCTGTTGACCTGCGACAGGAGTGAGAAAGGCACAGGACATTCTAGTGGTTTCCACCTGGTGGAGCCCTGCTGGGGGTTCCCCAGACCTTACTTTGAGAACCCTTGTGAGGTCACTGAATTTGCCACCCTTGTTTCAAGAAGGCTTTATTTAGGGAGAGGACACCTGGTTTAACTTCTAGCTCCTGCTGTTGCGACATAGGTTTTAGGTCTTctgaagaggggaaggaaaggaagcgCAGGAAACAGATCTCCTTCACCAAACCTCAGTGCCGACTCCGGTACCCACCGACCCCACACACCTGGACCAAATAGGGGCCAGAAGAAGCCTCTGGCATAGGCCTCaggcaggaagaaaagacaaCAGACACTCTAGTGTGGAAAACAACAGACAGAACCATTTTATTCCAAGTCTGGTCACAGAGGGTTGGAAGGCAAGGCAGATAAATACGAGGGTCggggaggatggggggggggcaggccgGGGAGGCTCTATGTCTTGCAGCAAAAGCCACACTTTGATCGCTTACAGCAGTTGCAGCAGAACAGGCAGATGGGGAAGTGGGTGTCTCGTCTCAGCCTCAGGAGCGTGGGCtgtggggaagaagggagagtgaGCGGACCTTGGGCCCAGGCAAGGGCTGGGGAGGCCTGGAAGGGGGGTTGCAGGTGCTCTTACCGTCAAGCCAGCCTCAGCTCCGGCTGTGTCCTGGGCTTGAAGGGCTGTAAGCTGTCTTGTCTGCGGGAGCAGAAGGGGTGGTGAGGATGGCCAGGGCCCCGCGGAGCTCTCAGACTTGCCCCTACACACCAGCTCCTCCCCAAGGGTCGGTGTCCTGCGGCTCCGTGGGTATCCTAGGAGCTGCCCCGTGGTCTGGCCTTTGCTCCCCCTTGCTCACACAGCTCTTCCCATAGACGCCCCAGAtctgtctcctctctccacaGCTACTCTCCTTGGGAATGTCACCCTCCCTGGCTTGCTGCCACCACCTGGAACAAGGCTTCCTGGGTCTTGCCACATACATTGTGTTCCCCATGCCTTATCAGTCGGCTTAAAAGCCTGGGGGGCTCCCCTTGCGCGTGGAGCAAAGTCAGTACTTCCGCAGTTGTCCACAAGACTCGGCAGGtcccctcctccatctcctcTCCAAGTACCGTCCCCTTCACTCATGACACCTTCTGATCCTTGGGGACGTTCACCACACTTGCCCTCTCCCAGGCCTTTGCTTGCTGTCCCTTTCTCTTATCCTCCCTGTCCTAggtcaaatttctttttctcaccaaATGCCTCCCGCTTCGCCGCCAGCACTTCATCCCGTCTGAAGTCCTCCCCTGACCCCTCCTGGTCCCTCTAGTATCATCATCATTTTCTGTTATCCATGGAACGCATTTACCGAGACACAATGATCTCATTTATGTTTTGATGGTTCAGGGACTAATTCCCTGACTGGGTTGTGAACTCCGCAAGAGGAAAACTCTTCTTTGTTTGCGGGGCACTCCCCACTGTCCAGAATTGGGCTTAGCACGGAGCAGGCACGCCGCCCGCTGTGGAATTCGTCTGGGGCCTCCGGTCCCTGATACTCAGGCCCCCCGCTCTGTACTTTGGGCAACTCCCCGACCCCCCTTGCCCTGCCGTAAGCTCTGCCCCATGCTGAGGGGTCTCCAGCTGCCCTCAGCACTGCCCCCCCTAGGGCCTGGCTCTCCAGTGGTCTCGGTCGTTGAGCTGAATCCAGGCCCTGCGGACTCACCTGGTGTGGAAGAACCGAGCCACTGGCCAGACTGgccaggaggaggaacaggaggcCGGCAGCCTGGATCCGCGGGCTCAGTACCATCGTGCTGTCTGTCTGGCTGTTAGGTTGTCCTGCTGTTAGGTTCAGGACCGGCTGTGGTGTCTGGTCCCCCGTTTCAGTGGCTTTTATGGGTGCTTTTGGAGGAGGCGGGGGTGGTAAGCCCCCCCGCTCCTCGCCGCCCCTTTTGTCCTAACTCATTTCCAAGAAGGTAGTGGCGCCGACAAGACGGGAGATAAGCGGGAACAGAGTGACAGGGAACAGTGTTATGTCACCCTTAGCAGAGGTgtgtctgggggtggggcagaagggccACCTGGGAAACACTTTCCCTGACAGGGCATCACCCGGTTGACCTCAGAAAAAGAATTTCCCCCTTTGACCCAGAAGTTGAACCAGTCGATGAGCAGGAGTGAAGTGACCTCCTATTCCCCACCCTTTCTCAATGTCCTCATCCCCTGGGAGGCTGGCCATCACTTACAGGCCACTGCTTCAGACTCCCCTCTCACAGGGCGCAGATCCCAGCAGGAAACACTGGGCAGCTAGATGCACGAGTTTGTGTCAGCACAAGCCCCCAGCATGCGGGTGGTTTCCTGAGTATCAGAATTTCTTTGGAACTTCTGCCCATAGGAGCCGGCAGTATTCATTAGTTACTAACACTGGACGCTGCTTCTTTTATGCCAGATGTACTGACCCACGTCCCAGCCACCTGTCCTCCGAGCAGCTCCTGccggccctgtgctgggctctgctctgCATTCAGGGACCCCGGCTGCCTCCTTTGCCACTAATCCCCCGAGGCCTGGCTGCCCAGACCGTGCTCCCTCTAAGCACAGCGCCCAGCCTGTCATCTTCACTTTCTAGGAACTGTAGGAAGAGACTGGGACACTGCTCAACTCCCCCGGTCGGAGGCCAGGGCTAGGGTTAAAGCTAGGCTAGAGCTAGTGCTACAGCCTGAGCTGCCTGACACGGGGGCCTGTGTTCTCACCATTTGGCTGTCTCCCCTCAAGCACAGGAGGGCACAGGAGAACGTGCTAGACAGGGCCCACCTTGGCACTGGGAATATTTCAACCCTAGACATTGGCTGACTCTATAAACCTGGGCCTTTTTTCTTGAGAGCTGGTTCTCCAGTATGGCGCCGATGGAAAGATGAGACAGGTGGCCTGACCTGGCAACCTCACTCCCACAAACTCTGAGCCGTCTCTGGGTGCATGTAGTCCAGGGAACCACAAACCCTGATTCCGAAGACAGGCCTCTGGCCCGCTGCCTCCCTGACTCACTTGGGGACCACCCAGGCAGGGTCAGCTCCAGCCTAACGGCCTGTGGGCAATGCTGCCAAGGAATGAACACTCCTCCCAGCCCTGACCTGCTTGCCAAGGCCCACTTGAAACCAGGGAAGTGGAGGGAGTGGGGTCTGGGAAGTGCAGGCCGCCCCCTGCGCCAAACATCTTTGCTCTAACGGCCTCAGTCagaggggtaaagggagacaGGGCCCATCAGGGGGCAGACCAGTTGGGAGCCGTTGGGAGCATTTGGgatggggagcaggtggagaggtgGGCCAGGTGAGCAGGAGGACCGGCCTCCGTCCTGGGGGTTGCACAGGGCCACGCTGCACACTCAGCCCCAGGGAGACGCAGTGGCgtcccccagcagccccaggcagCACCGCATCGCAGCTGAGGCCAGGTTTCATCACTAGCCGG
This region includes:
- the HAMP gene encoding hepcidin, whose protein sequence is MVLSPRIQAAGLLFLLLASLASGSVLPHQTRQLTALQAQDTAGAEAGLTPTLLRLRRDTHFPICLFCCNCCKRSKCGFCCKT